From the Acidovorax carolinensis genome, one window contains:
- a CDS encoding isovaleryl-CoA dehydrogenase, producing MSIPANIPGLNFQLGDDVDALRDAVRDFAQAEIAPRAAEIDRSDQFPMDLWRKMGDLGVLGITVPEHYGGAAMGYLAHMVAMEEISRAGASVGLSYGAHSNLCVNQINRNGSEAQKAKYLPKLISGEHVGALAMSEPGAGSDVISMKLKAEDKGGYYLLNGSKMWITNGPDADTLVVYAKTEPELGARGVTAFLIEKGMKGFSIAQKLDKLGMRGSHTGELVFQDVEVPAANVLGGLNMGAKVLMSGLDYERAVLTGGPLGIMQSVMDNVIPYIHDRKQFGQSIGEFQLIQGKVADMYTVLQAGRSFAYTVAKNLDMLGTDHVRQVRKDCASVILWCAEKATWMAGEGVQVFGGNGYINEYPLGRLWRDAKLYEIGAGTSEIRRMLIGRELFAETC from the coding sequence ATGAGCATTCCCGCCAACATTCCAGGCCTCAATTTTCAGTTGGGAGACGACGTCGACGCACTGCGCGACGCAGTCCGCGATTTTGCCCAGGCAGAAATTGCGCCGCGCGCTGCGGAAATCGATCGTTCCGACCAGTTCCCCATGGACCTGTGGCGCAAGATGGGCGATTTGGGCGTGCTCGGCATCACGGTGCCTGAGCATTATGGTGGCGCCGCCATGGGCTACCTGGCCCATATGGTGGCGATGGAAGAAATCTCCCGCGCAGGTGCATCTGTCGGTCTTTCGTACGGTGCGCACAGCAACCTGTGTGTGAACCAGATCAACCGCAACGGCAGCGAGGCGCAGAAAGCCAAGTACCTGCCCAAGCTGATCAGCGGCGAACATGTCGGTGCGCTGGCCATGAGCGAGCCGGGCGCTGGTTCCGATGTGATCAGCATGAAGCTCAAGGCCGAGGACAAGGGCGGTTACTACCTGCTCAATGGCAGCAAGATGTGGATCACCAACGGCCCCGACGCTGACACCCTGGTGGTGTATGCCAAGACCGAACCTGAACTGGGCGCGCGCGGCGTGACGGCCTTCCTGATCGAAAAGGGCATGAAGGGTTTCTCGATTGCGCAAAAGCTCGACAAGCTCGGTATGCGTGGCAGCCACACCGGCGAGTTGGTGTTCCAGGACGTCGAAGTGCCCGCCGCCAATGTGCTGGGTGGCCTGAACATGGGCGCCAAGGTGCTGATGAGTGGCCTGGACTACGAACGTGCGGTGCTCACCGGTGGCCCTCTGGGCATCATGCAGTCCGTCATGGACAACGTGATCCCCTACATTCACGATCGCAAGCAGTTCGGCCAGAGCATCGGTGAATTCCAGCTCATCCAGGGCAAGGTCGCCGACATGTACACCGTGCTGCAGGCGGGGCGCTCGTTTGCCTACACCGTGGCCAAGAACCTCGACATGCTGGGTACCGACCATGTGCGCCAGGTACGAAAGGACTGCGCCAGCGTGATCCTATGGTGCGCCGAGAAAGCCACCTGGATGGCGGGCGAGGGTGTGCAGGTGTTTGGTGGCAACGGCTACATCAACGAATACCCGCTGGGTCGGCTGTG
- a CDS encoding PaaI family thioesterase yields the protein MQTLGARLGLVAPGAVDIELDWAVGLTQQHGFLHAGMVATALDSACGYAGLTLMAEDAAVLTIEFKINLLAPARGERFRMEGRVLKPGRTITVCEGRAFALDGSQEKLVATMGCTLMAVTGRENIRH from the coding sequence ATGCAGACGCTGGGCGCCCGGCTGGGGCTTGTTGCTCCCGGCGCTGTAGACATCGAACTGGATTGGGCGGTAGGACTGACACAGCAGCACGGCTTTCTGCATGCCGGGATGGTGGCCACCGCCCTGGATTCGGCCTGTGGATACGCAGGGTTAACGTTGATGGCAGAAGACGCGGCTGTTCTCACCATCGAATTCAAGATCAATCTTCTGGCTCCCGCGCGCGGTGAGCGCTTTCGGATGGAAGGCCGGGTGCTCAAGCCCGGCCGCACGATCACCGTCTGCGAAGGGCGCGCATTCGCGCTCGACGGCTCGCAGGAAAAGCTGGTGGCCACCATGGGCTGCACCCTGATGGCGGTCACGGGTCGCGAAAACATCCGCCACTGA